One Mycolicibacter sp. MU0083 DNA window includes the following coding sequences:
- a CDS encoding ParA family protein — translation MRILAVANQKGGVAKTTTVASLGAAMAEQGRRVLLVDLDPQGCLTFSLGHDPDTLPVSVHEVLLGEVEPDAALVPTGEGMTLLPANIDLAGAEAMLLMRAGREYVLQRALAKLEDDFDVVVIDCPPSLGVLTLNGLTAAGEVIVPLQCETLAHRGVGQFLRTVGDVQQITNPKLRLLGALPTLYDSRTTHSRDVLLDIADRYDLPVLAPPIPRTVRFAEASASGSSVIAARKNKGAQAYRELAEGLLEYWKTGKELPTFTPEV, via the coding sequence ATGCGGATCTTGGCGGTAGCCAACCAGAAAGGCGGCGTGGCCAAGACGACGACGGTGGCGTCGCTGGGCGCGGCGATGGCTGAGCAGGGGCGACGGGTGCTGCTGGTCGATCTCGATCCGCAGGGGTGCCTGACCTTCTCGCTGGGGCACGATCCCGACACGCTGCCGGTGTCGGTTCACGAGGTACTGCTCGGCGAAGTGGAACCCGATGCCGCACTGGTGCCGACCGGTGAGGGGATGACCCTGCTTCCCGCCAACATCGACCTGGCCGGCGCCGAGGCGATGCTGCTGATGCGAGCCGGCCGGGAATACGTCCTGCAACGGGCGCTGGCCAAGCTCGAGGACGACTTCGACGTGGTGGTCATCGACTGCCCGCCGTCACTGGGGGTGCTCACGCTCAACGGGCTGACCGCCGCCGGTGAGGTGATCGTGCCGCTGCAGTGCGAGACGCTGGCGCACCGCGGAGTCGGCCAGTTTCTGCGCACCGTCGGCGATGTCCAGCAGATCACCAATCCGAAGCTGCGACTGCTGGGGGCCCTGCCGACCCTCTACGACTCGCGCACCACCCACAGCCGCGACGTCCTGCTCGACATCGCCGACCGCTACGACCTGCCGGTGCTGGCCCCGCCGATCCCTCGGACGGTGCGCTTCGCCGAAGCCAGCGCATCCGGGTCGTCGGTGATCGCGGCGCGCAAGAACAAGGGCGCGCAGGCGTACCGGGAGTTGGCCGAGGGCCTGCTCGAGTACTGGAAGACCGGCAAGGAGCTGCCGACCTTCACCCCCGAGGTCTGA
- a CDS encoding diacylglycerol/lipid kinase family protein has protein sequence MRAVLIVNPNATSTTAAGRDLLAHALKSRLDLTVVHTDYRGHAIEISQAACRDGVDLVIAHGGDGTVHGVVNGLLGAPGSPPPAHLPAVAVVPGGSANVFARSLGIAADPITATNQLIELINPPHGRPTWRRIGLIDCGERWSVLNAGMGVDGEVVAAVEAEREKGHAVTALRYIRAAVPAVLATTRKAPTLTLRLGDGEPVTGVHLVFVSNCAPWTYADERCVWTNPDTTFESGMGIFATTSMKVFPTLRLVRQMLSKQPKLQAKQLIRDDDVALLRVDAGDNPIATQIDGEYLGLRSEMTFRAVPDALSVVAPPAINPADLRR, from the coding sequence GTGCGCGCCGTGCTGATTGTGAACCCCAATGCCACATCCACCACCGCCGCGGGCCGGGACCTGCTGGCCCACGCACTCAAGAGCCGGCTCGATCTGACCGTGGTGCACACCGACTACCGCGGCCACGCCATCGAGATCAGTCAGGCCGCATGCCGGGACGGGGTCGACCTGGTGATCGCGCACGGCGGCGACGGCACGGTGCACGGGGTCGTCAACGGCCTGCTCGGGGCTCCCGGTTCACCGCCGCCCGCGCATCTGCCGGCGGTGGCCGTGGTTCCGGGCGGGTCGGCCAACGTCTTTGCGCGTTCGTTGGGGATCGCCGCCGATCCGATCACCGCGACCAATCAGCTCATCGAGTTGATCAATCCTCCGCACGGCCGGCCCACTTGGCGCCGGATCGGCCTGATCGACTGCGGCGAGCGCTGGTCGGTGCTCAACGCCGGCATGGGGGTCGACGGCGAGGTGGTGGCCGCGGTCGAAGCCGAACGTGAGAAGGGTCATGCCGTCACCGCGTTGCGGTACATCCGTGCCGCGGTGCCGGCGGTGCTGGCCACCACACGCAAAGCGCCCACGCTGACGCTGCGCCTGGGCGACGGCGAACCCGTCACCGGTGTGCATCTCGTGTTCGTCTCCAATTGCGCGCCATGGACCTATGCCGATGAACGGTGCGTGTGGACCAACCCCGATACGACCTTCGAGTCCGGCATGGGCATCTTCGCGACCACCAGCATGAAGGTGTTCCCGACGCTGCGGCTGGTGCGCCAGATGCTGTCGAAACAACCCAAACTCCAAGCCAAACAACTCATTCGGGACGACGATGTGGCCCTGCTGCGCGTCGATGCCGGTGATAATCCGATTGCGACGCAGATCGACGGCGAATACCTTGGGCTGCGTAGCGAGATGACTTTCCGCGCGGTTCCCGATGCGCTGAGCGTGGTAGCGCCTCCGGCGATAAATCCCGCTGACCTGCGGAGATAG
- a CDS encoding WhiB family transcriptional regulator, whose translation MDWRHKAVCRDEDPELFFPVGNSGPAIAQIASAKQVCTRCPVVTECLTWALETGQDAGVWGGMSEDERRALKRRNARTRARSGV comes from the coding sequence ATGGATTGGCGCCACAAGGCGGTCTGTCGCGACGAAGACCCGGAGCTGTTCTTCCCGGTGGGAAACAGCGGTCCGGCGATCGCGCAGATTGCTTCCGCTAAGCAGGTCTGCACCCGCTGCCCGGTGGTCACCGAGTGCCTGACCTGGGCACTGGAGACCGGCCAGGACGCCGGCGTGTGGGGTGGCATGAGCGAGGACGAGCGGCGTGCGCTCAAGCGCCGCAACGCCCGCACCCGGGCGCGCAGCGGGGTCTGA
- a CDS encoding isochorismate synthase, with protein MATGFADIADARAALSSGEAPIVVGALPFRPDAPAALFVPRGLRRGAALPPRPEAPMPAVRIGTQQPPPDEHRARIRRALRELTAPNSALHKVVLARALRLEADDPLDAGTVLRRLVAADPSGYGYLVDLSAAGDPYRGAALVGASPELLVARDGDRVTCRPFAGSAPRSTDPQIDSANGAALAESGKNRHEHQLVVDQLRAALEPLCDELDVAPSPRLSSTAAVWHLSTPITGRLRDSATTALDLAQLLHPTAAVGGVPTAAAVELIDELEDDRGFYAGTVGWCDADGNGRWVVSVRCAQLSADRRFALAHAGGGIVAESDPDDELAETVTKFSTILAALGIAPPSAAPPG; from the coding sequence ATGGCGACCGGTTTCGCCGACATCGCCGACGCCCGCGCCGCGCTGTCGTCCGGCGAAGCACCGATCGTGGTGGGCGCGTTACCTTTCCGTCCGGATGCTCCGGCAGCATTGTTCGTCCCACGCGGGTTGCGTCGCGGCGCCGCCCTGCCGCCCCGGCCCGAGGCTCCGATGCCCGCGGTCCGGATCGGCACGCAACAGCCGCCTCCCGACGAGCACCGGGCCCGGATCCGGCGGGCGCTGCGGGAACTGACCGCACCGAACAGCGCGCTGCACAAGGTGGTGCTGGCCCGGGCGCTACGACTTGAGGCCGACGATCCGCTGGATGCCGGGACCGTGCTGCGCCGACTGGTCGCCGCCGACCCGAGCGGTTACGGCTACCTGGTGGACCTGAGCGCGGCCGGGGATCCCTACCGCGGGGCCGCGCTCGTCGGAGCCAGCCCGGAACTGCTGGTCGCCCGTGACGGCGACCGGGTCACCTGCCGCCCCTTCGCCGGTTCGGCGCCGCGTTCAACCGACCCGCAGATCGACTCCGCCAACGGCGCGGCGCTGGCGGAGTCCGGCAAGAACCGCCACGAGCACCAACTGGTCGTCGATCAGTTGCGCGCCGCACTCGAGCCGCTCTGCGACGAACTCGACGTCGCGCCGTCACCACGGCTGAGCAGTACCGCGGCGGTCTGGCATCTGAGCACGCCGATCACCGGCCGGCTACGCGATTCGGCAACCACCGCACTGGATCTGGCTCAGTTGCTGCACCCGACCGCCGCGGTCGGGGGCGTTCCGACGGCCGCCGCGGTCGAGCTGATCGACGAACTGGAGGACGATCGCGGTTTCTACGCCGGCACGGTCGGCTGGTGTGACGCCGACGGGAACGGACGCTGGGTGGTGTCGGTGCGCTGCGCGCAACTCTCCGCCGACCGGCGGTTCGCGCTGGCCCATGCCGGCGGCGGAATCGTCGCCGAATCCGATCCCGACGATGAACTGGCCGAAACGGTGACGAAGTTCAGCACGATTCTGGCGGCGCTGGGGATTGCGCCGCCCAGCGCAGCGCCGCCGGGCTGA
- a CDS encoding acid phosphatase, with product MGIEEHRLLLLRHGETEWSVSGRHTGRTDVELTEAGRDQAAAARPVLAGLAPEHPLVVCSPRRRARATAELAGLHVDEICDDLAEWDYGGYEGLTTAQIRRTEPGWLIWTHGGAGGETVTQVGARADRMVARALRELTSRDVVFVGHGHFCRALIARWLELPVTAGAGFGMPVASVAVCGFEHGGRQLRALGLTGSKAGRL from the coding sequence GTGGGCATCGAGGAGCACCGACTGTTGCTGCTGCGCCACGGGGAAACCGAGTGGTCTGTGAGCGGTCGGCACACCGGGCGCACCGATGTGGAGTTGACCGAAGCCGGCCGCGATCAGGCGGCCGCCGCCCGCCCGGTGTTGGCCGGGCTGGCACCGGAGCACCCGCTGGTGGTCTGCAGCCCCCGTCGTCGCGCCCGGGCCACCGCCGAACTCGCCGGTCTGCACGTCGATGAGATCTGCGACGACCTCGCCGAATGGGACTACGGCGGCTACGAGGGGCTCACCACCGCACAGATCCGCCGGACCGAACCCGGCTGGCTGATCTGGACCCACGGTGGCGCGGGAGGCGAGACGGTCACCCAGGTCGGTGCCCGCGCCGACCGGATGGTCGCCAGGGCATTGCGTGAGCTCACCAGCCGTGATGTGGTGTTCGTCGGGCACGGCCACTTCTGCCGGGCGCTGATCGCCCGCTGGTTGGAACTGCCGGTGACCGCGGGGGCGGGGTTCGGGATGCCGGTGGCATCGGTGGCCGTCTGCGGGTTCGAGCACGGGGGGCGTCAGCTCCGCGCGCTCGGGTTGACCGGATCGAAGGCCGGACGGCTGTGA